The genomic stretch CCTCCCGATAACCCTATCCAGAGCCAATGTGGAGAGTGCACTCGCTGTGTCCAAGCTTGCCCTGCCCAGATTTTGGGGCAGGTGCATTTTCAAGCCAACCAGTGTATTTCCTATCTAACCCAAAGCAAGGAGTGTCTAACTGAGCCGCAACAGAATTACCTTGGTAATCGCATTTTCGGTTGCGATACTTGCCAAGAGGCTTGCCCTTATAATCGGAATCGGCTGGACAAGGAAGATGAGTTGGAAAAGGAAGGGGAAGGTTTAGAGGGAACGAGGGGTGTTGATCTCTGGGAAACTCTAAATCTAACGAAAAGCCAGTTCATCCGAAAGTGGAAGAATAGTGCGGCTGGATGGAGAGGGAAAGGAATTCTACAGCGTAATGCCCAGCTGGTCCTACAGAATCTTAATATGATAAAACGCTGAGGCAACCAAGAACAAATCTATTCAAGGGCACCTCAGCGTTTTTTTTGTTAGGAGTGTTTTCAGGTAGCTGAATTAAGCTAGATTCGCATTAGATTCAGTTTGCATTTAGCATTTGCATTTGACATTACTTGATTCGCTTGCTTAGAAATCGTCCCATCCGGTTTAACGCTTCCTGAATTTGTTCTGTGGAGTATGCGTAGGAACAGCGGATGTGGCCTTCTCCTGAAGGACCAAAGGCATTACCGGGAACCACGGCTACTTTTTCTTCCCGTAGGAGTTCCTCAGCAAATTCCTCAGAAGTCAATCCAGTGGACTTGATGCTGGGGAAGGTATAGAAGGCACCAAGGGGCTCGAAGCAGGATAGGCCTATTTTGCGGAAGCCATGGACCATTAAGCGGCGACGACGGTCATAGGTTGCTACCATATCTTGCATGGATTGTTCAGCCGAACGAAGCGCCTCTAAGGCTGCCACTTGGGCAGTGATGGGAGCACATAACATGGTGTACTGGTGGATTCGGGTCATGGCTTGGATAAAGTCATGATGTCCGGCCACATAGCCGATTCGCCAACCAGTCATCGCATAGGATTTGGAGAAACCACTGACATGCAACGTGCGGTTACGCATATTGGGTAAACTGGCGAAAGCTGTATGATTACCGATATAGGTCAAATCAGAATATATCTCATCGGCTAAGACAATGAGATCATGATCTTGGACAAATTTAGCAATGGGTTGATAATCTTCCCAAGTCATGATTGCTCCAGTAGGATTATTCGGATAAGAAAGCACCAGGACCTTAGTATTGGGAGTATAAGCTCGTTCCAAATCCTCAACCCGCAGACGGAAATCTTCTTCAGCTCGAGTAGGAACGAAATGAACCTCAGCGCCAGCCAAGGTGGCACAAGGTCCATAGGAAACATAGGAGGGGTCAGGAACTAAAACGGCATCGCCAGGACCGAGAAGAGCCCGCATGGCTAAATCCACAGCTTCGCTGGCACCTACAGTAACGAGAATTTCATTCTGAGGATTGTACTCAAGTCCCAGCTTTTTTTCCATATTCCAAGAAAGGGCTTGACGCAACTCGATAAGTCCTGAATTGCTTGTGTACATGGTTTGTCCTTGCTCTAAGGAAAAAATGCCGCTTTCGCGCACGGTCCAAGGAGTGACAAAATCCGGTTCCCCTACTCCAAGGGAAATAACATTTTTCATTGTTGAAGCTAGATCAAAGAATCTGCGGATTCCTGAGGGTGGTAAACTCGCAGCAATTGGTGAAAGATAGTGATTCACGGAGATATCACCAACCTCTCAGGAACATCCTCCTCACCAAGCAGTTCTACCCCATTCTGCTTATAGCGCCTCAGGATAAAATGAGTGGTTGTATCGGTAACATGCTCTAGTGGAGCAAGTTTTTCTGCTACAAATAAAGCGACTTCCTGCATGGTTTTACCTTCAATCAATAAGGAAAGATCATAGCCACCCGACATTAAGTAGACCGCTTTGATCTCAGGAAATTTTTGAAGACGTCGAGCCACTTTATCAAATCCATAACCACGCTGGGGAAGGACTTTGACATCGATCAAGGCAGTAACCATCGGTTCCCCGGTTCGTTCCCAATTGACAAGAGGGCAGTATTGGGCAATAATTTTCTCTTCTTCCCACTGCTTGATTCGCTCTTCGATAAATTCCTTAGACAAGCCTGTTTGAATAGATAGTTCATCAGAGCTCATGCGAAAATCTGTTGAGATCAGTTCGAGAAGTTTTCGTTCATCGTTTGTGAGCATGTACAAACTCCTTTCTACAATTTTTACCCATCATATCACAATATTCTGTAATACAACAAGATGGAATTTGTGTGAATTGGTCTATATGAGATTAACAGAGAAAAGCATTTGACTAGGTTAAGCACTTACCGAAATATCATATCATGGAAGCTTAGCTAAGTTAATCTTCTTCGAAAGATAAAATCGGTTAAAGACGAAAGTGGCTCAGTTTTTCTGAATAAATCGGTGAGACAATCTTGGGCATTATCAAGATTTAGGGTATAATAGAATGATGATTTACTCGCATCGTGAAAGGATATGTAGATTAATGCTTAATATTGTTCTCGTAGAGCCAGAAATTCCGCCCAACACTGGAAATGTAGCAAGACTTTGTGCTGCGACAGGAGCGACCTTGCATTTGGTTAAGCCTTTAGGTTTTGAGATATCCGATAAGCAGTTAAAACGAGCGGGCTTGGATTATTGGCACTTGTTAGATATTTGCTTGTATGAAAACTTTGCAGAATTTGAGGAGAAGAATCCGGATGGTCCTCGTTACTTAGCGACGACGAAGGCTAAATGCTTACATACAGAAATTCAATACGAGCAAGGTGGCTACTTCCTTTTTGGTAAGGAAACAAAGGGATTAGCTCCAGAGATTCTGGAGCGCTATCCGGATGGAGCAATTCGTTTGCCCATGCGTGAGGAGGCAAGGTCCTTAAATCTTTCTAATTCCGTGGCGGTTGTGGTTTATGAAGCATTACGTCAGTGGGGTAACCCTGGACTTGTTTAAATACGACGGATGAGAATACCCCTATTGATGTGCTGGAGGAAAAGAAATGACTTTTATTTTGACATTTGCCATTGCCTTATTCGTTGCTATTTTTGCTACTCCACTCTCGATGAAGCTAGGACGACTGTGGGGTGCGATCGACTATCCAGGCGGTCGACGTGTACATAAAACACCGGTTCCACGCATCGGAGGAATTGCCATCTATGTGGCTTTTTGGGTTGCCGTTATTTTTATGGGGAATTGGGAACGAGAAATTTGGGGCTTGTTTTTTGGCAGTACCATCATTATGCTGGTCGGAGTATTTGATGATATTTTTGACTTGCGCCCCATAATAAAACTGCTTTGGCAGATTGTGGCTGCTGGTTTGCTACTTTTCTTCGGTTTTTCCATGAATCAGATTTCTCTCCCCTTTGTGGGCGAACCCTTAAATTTCGCAGCCATAGGTTTGGGCTGGCTTGGCCTAGTTCTCGTTGTGATTTGGATCGTCGGGTTGGTCAATACCGTGAATATCTCCGATGGCCTAGATGGTCTAGCAGCGGGGATTTGTTTCGAAGCGGCCCTATTACTCTGTTGGTCAGCGTTTCGCATCAATGAGTTCACGGAAGCGCATCTTACTCTAGCCTTAGCGGGTGCTGCTTTAGGATTTTTATTTTTTAATTTTCATCCGGCACGCGTATTCATGGGTGATTCAGGGAGTATGTTTTTAGGGTATATTATTGGTGGAATCTCAATCATGGGTTTATTAAAAACTGCGACTATTTTAGGCTTGGTCTTTCCCTTGCTTGTCTTGGGAATGCCCCTTACGGATATGACCTTCGCTATCATTCGCAGAAAGGTGAGGGGCCTCTCGATAGCTAAAGCTGATCGAGGGCATCTCCACCATCGGTTATTGGATGCGGGTCTGAGTCAACGTCAAGCGGTGCTATTGCTTTATGGCATGAGCGGGTGCTTTGGCATTGCGGCAGTTTTAGGTGCTTTGGGTTCTTGGGTTTTAGCTGCGGCCCTCTTAATTGCTGATTTTGGTTTACTCCTAATTATTTTAATGCGCCGTGCTACCCTGCTCTCAGCCATGAGCCGAAGACACAGCAAGTGAAGGGTTCGCCGCTAGAGAATACTATGCCTTAAGGAGCTGATAAAATGGAAATTCGTTTTCATGGTCACGCTTGTTTTGAAATCATAGGTGAACAAGGAAGAATTCTTATTGACCCTTTTCTTAGGGACAACCCTACTGCAGATATCGGACCTGAAGAATTTACCCATTTGGATGGTATTTTAGTTTCCCATGGCCACGCGGATCACTTAGGTGATGCTATCGAGATTTCCCGGAAAACCGGAGCTCCTATCATTGGGGTGTTTGAACTGGCACGCTTGTGTGCGAAGTATGGAGCAAACACTCATGCTATGCATATTGGCGGTAAGCATACCTTCAACTTTGGCACGGTCCGTTTGACGCAAGCACTCCACGGGTCTGTATTTGAGCCGCGAGAGGAAGAGGAATCCTATACTTATGCAGGCCTAGCCTGCGGATTCTTAATTCAGATGGAGGGAAAGTGGCTTTATCATGCAGGGGATACAGGGTTATTCGGTGATATGGAGTTGATCGGACGCCGACATCCTCTGGAAGTGGCTATCCTACCAATTGGAGATAACTATACCATGGGACAAGAGGAAGCTGTCTATGCTACTAACCTTTTGCGACCGAAGGTTGTCATCCCTATGCACTATAGCACCTTTCCCTTGATCCAACAGGACCCAGCGGAGTTTGTCGATCTCTTGGATCGTAAATTTCCGGCCAGCAAAGGAAAAATACTTATTCCCGGTCAGTCGCTTATGATTTGAGGACTTTAAAATATTCGCATTGAGATGCCTGTTCATATTGAGCAGGTATTTTTTTTGTGGTTTAGGAAAAACTCTACTAAAGGAGTTGATTCACATGACACGTAGACCTTGTGCCGCAAATTGCTCATATTACCTTGAGGGTCGCTGTCGCTTAAAACAACAGCCCATTGAAAGAAAACATTTCTGCCCTTATTTTGATGCCCATAGTATGAGTAGGGGGATGATTTGATGAAGGAGAAAAAGATAAAGTTAAAAAGAACGGATCTCCTAGAGGATTTGAAGATGGAGATTGCTGCTGAGTTAGGTTTGCTTGACCAAGTAAGGGTAAAGGGGTGGCATTCCCTCTCTGCGAAGGATGCCGGAAAAATAGGCGGGATCATGACACAGCGGATGAAAAATAAAAGTTCCAACCATTTGTCAAATCAATCCGAAGAGTAAATAGCATGCATTATATAACAGATTCAATTTCGACAATTAATTTTTCAAAATGGGATGGCAATATGACTTTCAGACCGTCAACTGTGATATAATTAAGTCTGAAATCGCTTGAAAGAGTAGGGAGCGTTACGATTGAGTCAGACGAAACATCAACAAATTTTAAGCTTTATTGAAGGCCTTGCTGTAGGTAGCAAGGTATCTGTTCGCTTTATTGCGAAAGAGCTGGACGTGAGTGAAGGCACTGCTTACCGGGCAATCAAAGAGGCAGAAAATAAAGGTTATGTGCGTTCCATCCCCAAAGTAGGAACCATACGTATTGAAGGAGCAAAAGAGCGACGCATTGAAGATCTAACCTTGCGTGAAGTCTCCCAAATTGTCGAAGGAATTGTTCTTTGTGGTTTTGAAAGTCTTGATAATTCACCCAATAAGTTCTTGATTGCAGCCATGGAATTGGATGCCATGGAACGCTACTTGGAAGAAGATGCCTTATGTATCGTGGGTAATCGTCACGATGCGCAGATGATGGCCTTACAGATGGGTTCTCCTCTTCTCATTACCGGAGGATTTGAGCCTCAAGATGATATCATCCAGCAAGCTAAGGAAAAGCACTTAGCCATAATTCAGTCCCCTTATGACACCTTTGCTGTGACCACAATGATCAACCGGGCACTTTATGATCGCTTGATTGAGAAAGAACTGATTCTGGTTGAGGATATCATGGTCAAGGATGTCAACTACCTAACTACCGATGGTACCGTGGGAGACTGGCATGAGCTATCGCAAAAAACCAGCCATAGTCGTTTTCCTGTCGTTGATGAAAACAAGATAGTGGTTGGGATGATTACGGCTATTGATGTGGCAAGTGCGGATACGAGTACTTCCGTAGTCGATGTAATGAACCCCAGCCCTTACGTGGTAGGCCGCGAAGACTCAGTGACACATATCTCTCGGATCATGCTTTGGGAAGGTTGGGAGA from Desulfitobacterium dichloroeliminans LMG P-21439 encodes the following:
- a CDS encoding small, acid-soluble spore protein, alpha/beta type; protein product: MKEKKIKLKRTDLLEDLKMEIAAELGLLDQVRVKGWHSLSAKDAGKIGGIMTQRMKNKSSNHLSNQSEE
- a CDS encoding metal-dependent hydrolase, with protein sequence MEIRFHGHACFEIIGEQGRILIDPFLRDNPTADIGPEEFTHLDGILVSHGHADHLGDAIEISRKTGAPIIGVFELARLCAKYGANTHAMHIGGKHTFNFGTVRLTQALHGSVFEPREEEESYTYAGLACGFLIQMEGKWLYHAGDTGLFGDMELIGRRHPLEVAILPIGDNYTMGQEEAVYATNLLRPKVVIPMHYSTFPLIQQDPAEFVDLLDRKFPASKGKILIPGQSLMI
- a CDS encoding DRTGG domain-containing protein, with product MSQTKHQQILSFIEGLAVGSKVSVRFIAKELDVSEGTAYRAIKEAENKGYVRSIPKVGTIRIEGAKERRIEDLTLREVSQIVEGIVLCGFESLDNSPNKFLIAAMELDAMERYLEEDALCIVGNRHDAQMMALQMGSPLLITGGFEPQDDIIQQAKEKHLAIIQSPYDTFAVTTMINRALYDRLIEKELILVEDIMVKDVNYLTTDGTVGDWHELSQKTSHSRFPVVDENKIVVGMITAIDVASADTSTSVVDVMNPSPYVVGREDSVTHISRIMLWEGWEIAAVVDQGALIGIISLQDVLEAYQQIQKQPQFGETVDNLILSGFRYVEDPEFLTIEGEITRFMINEFGSASAGVLVTLMNMAGYIALRKKYRLDAITENFTFYQLQPIPVGTEIRITVKLLLVAKKHCNIEIDVYANNQLLAKALMTARMGDKKAS
- a CDS encoding Lrp/AsnC family transcriptional regulator; its protein translation is MLTNDERKLLELISTDFRMSSDELSIQTGLSKEFIEERIKQWEEEKIIAQYCPLVNWERTGEPMVTALIDVKVLPQRGYGFDKVARRLQKFPEIKAVYLMSGGYDLSLLIEGKTMQEVALFVAEKLAPLEHVTDTTTHFILRRYKQNGVELLGEEDVPERLVISP
- a CDS encoding tRNA (cytidine(34)-2'-O)-methyltransferase, with amino-acid sequence MLNIVLVEPEIPPNTGNVARLCAATGATLHLVKPLGFEISDKQLKRAGLDYWHLLDICLYENFAEFEEKNPDGPRYLATTKAKCLHTEIQYEQGGYFLFGKETKGLAPEILERYPDGAIRLPMREEARSLNLSNSVAVVVYEALRQWGNPGLV
- a CDS encoding glycosyltransferase family 4 protein — translated: MTFILTFAIALFVAIFATPLSMKLGRLWGAIDYPGGRRVHKTPVPRIGGIAIYVAFWVAVIFMGNWEREIWGLFFGSTIIMLVGVFDDIFDLRPIIKLLWQIVAAGLLLFFGFSMNQISLPFVGEPLNFAAIGLGWLGLVLVVIWIVGLVNTVNISDGLDGLAAGICFEAALLLCWSAFRINEFTEAHLTLALAGAALGFLFFNFHPARVFMGDSGSMFLGYIIGGISIMGLLKTATILGLVFPLLVLGMPLTDMTFAIIRRKVRGLSIAKADRGHLHHRLLDAGLSQRQAVLLLYGMSGCFGIAAVLGALGSWVLAAALLIADFGLLLIILMRRATLLSAMSRRHSK
- a CDS encoding aminotransferase class I/II-fold pyridoxal phosphate-dependent enzyme encodes the protein MNHYLSPIAASLPPSGIRRFFDLASTMKNVISLGVGEPDFVTPWTVRESGIFSLEQGQTMYTSNSGLIELRQALSWNMEKKLGLEYNPQNEILVTVGASEAVDLAMRALLGPGDAVLVPDPSYVSYGPCATLAGAEVHFVPTRAEEDFRLRVEDLERAYTPNTKVLVLSYPNNPTGAIMTWEDYQPIAKFVQDHDLIVLADEIYSDLTYIGNHTAFASLPNMRNRTLHVSGFSKSYAMTGWRIGYVAGHHDFIQAMTRIHQYTMLCAPITAQVAALEALRSAEQSMQDMVATYDRRRRLMVHGFRKIGLSCFEPLGAFYTFPSIKSTGLTSEEFAEELLREEKVAVVPGNAFGPSGEGHIRCSYAYSTEQIQEALNRMGRFLSKRIK